One Longimicrobium terrae DNA segment encodes these proteins:
- a CDS encoding non-ribosomal peptide synthetase, with product MNTIAMRTPSEALSVATGPVLPLPEGGPRTLLDLLAPVGAAPRTGTLVRVDDDGAAHATGYDALRDRAQRTLAGLRAWGAAPGDPVLLLMDDARDVIPAVWACLAGGFAAVPIAVPDDAGPGAARLREAWQALHQPRVLAADADAARTLLGADARAMSADEAATHAPDGAWHPAGAEDVGLVLLSSGTTGRPKLVQRTHHNLFRACQVAATSAALASRRATLLNWYPLDHNAGIMSTLAFLVAGADQVHLDTGGVLRAPERFLDALHRHGATHTGVTGYLLGRLNEVLARAAEPGWDFRRVERVTLSAEPVAARAARTFLERMAPHGLGAGVLCSAYGMSEAGSIASMAGFRPEDAAHTDGFLSVGAPYPAISIRVVDADGRVLPEGADGRVQVTGETVMPGYAGAPELDARVFTADGWLDTGDAGFLRDGRLTLTGRRDDLLIINGLNLHGREVEAEVEGVDGVARGHTAVCVVRVPGRDQEAVAVFLHASVTEAAERAALRRRVRAAVASRFAAPVAHVLFLRPDELPRTAVGKIRVGELRRALADGELDAHAADDARDAAPSADGAPRTELERALCALWAEVLGVPAVGVHDEFLGLGGHSLLAARIAGRMREVAGVDVPLRRVFEAGSVAELAAWIQSSAADDPASALPPVLPADGDGAAPATYGQRGVWTYERMRPGTSGYNIPRALRLTGPLAVDALAAALGELVRRHQALRTVFAESGGELVQRVLPAEPIILPVAELSGGDDETAAEWMRGVVQVPFDLARGPLFRAGLARLGEDDHLLALCIHHIVSDGTTIGLLYRELEALYAAFAAGDASPLPEPALQFGDVARWQRMPAVEAVLEEKLAWWKEHLAGAPARLELPTDRVRGAVEEARGGAHRFVLDPALWEGVRHAARAAGITPFMFMLAGFQALLGRYARTDDLVVGTAVSGRDRPEMEGIAGYFANALAMRADLSGDPAVGEWLARARTAVLDAFARQEVPFERVVGAVVPGGERDHRPLFQVMFTWQGAPAAPPALAGLNVTSLPVGAGAAMFDLSVTLAEEDGGVRGVFEYAAELFEPATVERLARHYRALLAGMLEDERRPLSAVPLMDADEREEVLRRWNAPGGSAPGEEGLHAPFEVRARATPGAVALEWEGGTLTYGELDACANRLARRLRAHGVGAETVVAICGERSAEMVVALLAVLKAGGAYLPLDPTHPADRLAFMLEDARPRVLLAHPAARAALPPFAGPVLELDAGVLAADLADAGAAPEGETGGTRLAYVIYTSGSTGRPKGVMIAHRSIRNRVMWAHDHFPLDASDVVLLKTPFTFDASIWELFLPLWSGARVVVAPSAGHQDAAWLARALRERGVTVLQLVPSMLQVLLSQAEVERCATLRLLFCGGEAFPVEVARRAAEVFGARVINLYGPTEASIDVSGWEHRGDEPGALLPIGRPVNGTRLYLLDGRMEPVPAGVPGEVFASGPGLARGYLNRAGLTAEKFIPDPFSGEPGGRLYRTGDVGRRRGDGAVEFLGRTDQQVKLRGLRIEPGEIEALLSAHPGVQTAVVAVRTDGPGGEALVAYVVPAEGDAPAPAALREHLAGRLPEYMVPAAFVLLPELPRTTSGKVDRKALPAPRAAADAGGGHVPPRSPVEAALAEIWGEVLKRGPMGVHEKFFDLGGHSLTVLQLLARVRAVLGAEIPLKTLFDAPTVAGLAAAIERVRGQGAADAVPPLVPAPRGGRIPLSFAQQRLWLLHQLEPESPGYNLFDLLPLPSPVHAPTLAGALADLVARHESLRTTFPAGDGSGEQRVHLPAPVPLPVMDFRGQPLEAARAAAQAEAMRPFDLARGPLLRASLVRLDDGDHLLLVMHHVVSDGWSMGVIAGEVAALYGARERGEHPPLAPLPVQYADVSAWERGWLQGDVLQSHLAFWREQLAGAPQVMDLPMDRARPAALTYRGAVCRVQLPAELTEALRKVGKKSSATLFMTLLASFKALLWRYGAGDDVVVGTHVAGRDRLEVERLVGFFVNALVLRTQLGGDPAFAELVKRVRATALDAFAHQRLPFERVVEELQPRRDLSITPLYQVSFDMEQGGRGSTSTARALLAGSPVARFDLEATAADTAEGLTLQLAYATDLFDASTAERMLHHWVQLLRGAAANPNRPLSALPLLDEAETEQLRAGFQGPRRDYPLHRTLDRLFADQAAATPHAVVAVAGMERVTYAQLARRTEQVAALLGAAGVGRGDFVGILDRRGIDFLAGILAVHRAGAAYVPLDPAYPEARIRHMLADSGVPVLLTRTEVAAEFAAALADAPALRATIRFDALPSSVASVDSVDSVDSVDSVDSTVSVDSVDSVDSVDSVDSVDSADRADGRRTHPGDPAYMLYTSGSTGLPKGAIVRHDGAVNHIFGQLEVLRLPADFVFLQSAPASSDISVWQFLAPLATGGRTVIVDPDTVADPDALLRVIRDERVTLVELVPAVLRALLERLAALPEEERALPELRWIMATGEEVPVDLVNAWLRAYPHLRMTNAYGPTEASDDVTQLILDAPLPEDARSVSIGAPLPNLDCHVVDAWGALVPVGVPGELCIGGVAVGTGYHRNPRRTADAFAPDPFNPAPGAVMYRTGDRVRWTADGTLEFLGRMDGQVKVRGFRIELGEIEAALRACAGVRDCAVVVRDADGDRQLAAYLVADAGAAPDPSVLRAQLRDRLPGHMVPALFIPLDALPLTPAGKVDRRALSQDRRGGVEASAEHVEPRTPTETALAEIWSAVLGRARVSVEADLFDLGAHSLLVAMAAARVRESLGVRVPLRAYFEHTTIAGLARHVDGLAPDAAASAGPVLRRMDRSARRAGDPGSLQIM from the coding sequence TTGAATACCATCGCTATGCGGACCCCGTCCGAAGCACTCTCCGTGGCCACCGGGCCCGTTCTCCCGTTGCCGGAGGGCGGACCGCGCACGCTTCTGGACCTGCTCGCCCCCGTGGGCGCCGCCCCCCGCACCGGCACGCTGGTGCGCGTGGATGACGACGGCGCGGCGCACGCCACCGGCTACGACGCGCTACGCGACCGCGCCCAGCGCACGCTGGCCGGGCTGCGCGCCTGGGGCGCCGCCCCCGGAGATCCCGTGCTGCTGCTGATGGACGACGCACGCGACGTGATCCCCGCGGTGTGGGCGTGCCTGGCGGGCGGATTCGCCGCCGTCCCCATCGCCGTTCCGGACGACGCGGGCCCCGGCGCCGCCCGCCTGCGCGAGGCGTGGCAGGCGCTGCACCAGCCGCGCGTGCTGGCCGCGGACGCCGACGCCGCCCGGACGCTGCTGGGCGCGGACGCCCGCGCCATGTCGGCGGACGAGGCGGCCACCCACGCGCCGGACGGGGCGTGGCACCCCGCGGGAGCGGAGGACGTGGGGCTGGTGCTGCTGAGTTCGGGGACCACGGGGCGGCCCAAGCTGGTGCAGCGTACGCACCACAACCTGTTCCGCGCCTGCCAGGTGGCCGCCACCTCGGCCGCGCTGGCCTCGCGCCGCGCCACGCTGCTCAACTGGTATCCGCTGGACCACAACGCGGGAATCATGTCCACCCTCGCCTTTCTGGTGGCCGGGGCGGACCAGGTGCACCTGGACACCGGCGGCGTGCTGCGGGCGCCGGAGCGCTTTCTGGACGCGCTGCACCGGCACGGCGCCACGCACACCGGCGTCACCGGCTACCTGCTGGGACGGCTGAACGAGGTGCTGGCGCGGGCCGCTGAGCCCGGGTGGGACTTCCGCCGGGTGGAGCGGGTGACGCTTTCCGCCGAGCCGGTGGCGGCGCGGGCGGCGCGCACCTTTCTGGAGCGCATGGCGCCGCACGGGCTGGGCGCCGGCGTGCTCTGCTCCGCGTACGGCATGTCCGAGGCGGGCTCCATCGCCAGCATGGCCGGCTTCCGGCCGGAAGACGCCGCGCACACGGACGGATTCCTTTCCGTCGGCGCGCCGTACCCCGCCATCAGCATTCGCGTGGTGGATGCGGACGGGCGCGTGCTGCCGGAAGGGGCCGACGGGCGCGTGCAGGTGACGGGAGAAACGGTCATGCCCGGCTACGCCGGCGCACCGGAGCTGGACGCCCGCGTCTTTACCGCCGACGGCTGGCTGGACACCGGCGACGCCGGCTTTCTGCGCGACGGGCGGCTGACGCTCACCGGGCGCCGCGACGACCTGCTCATCATCAACGGCCTCAACCTGCACGGCCGCGAGGTGGAGGCGGAAGTGGAAGGGGTGGACGGCGTGGCGCGCGGGCACACCGCCGTCTGCGTCGTGCGCGTCCCCGGGCGTGACCAGGAAGCGGTCGCCGTCTTCCTGCACGCCTCCGTCACCGAGGCGGCGGAGCGGGCCGCGCTGCGCCGCCGGGTGCGCGCCGCCGTGGCCTCGCGCTTTGCCGCGCCCGTGGCCCACGTCCTCTTTCTGCGCCCGGACGAGCTGCCGCGCACGGCGGTGGGCAAGATCCGCGTGGGCGAACTGCGCCGCGCGCTGGCGGACGGCGAACTGGACGCGCACGCGGCGGACGACGCCCGCGACGCGGCTCCCTCGGCGGACGGCGCGCCGCGCACGGAGCTGGAGCGCGCCCTGTGCGCCCTCTGGGCCGAGGTCCTGGGCGTTCCCGCCGTGGGCGTGCACGACGAGTTTCTGGGGCTGGGCGGGCACTCGCTGCTGGCCGCGCGCATCGCGGGACGCATGCGCGAGGTGGCGGGGGTGGATGTGCCGCTGCGGCGCGTGTTCGAGGCGGGAAGCGTGGCGGAACTGGCCGCGTGGATCCAGTCCTCCGCCGCGGATGATCCCGCGTCCGCGCTTCCCCCCGTCCTCCCCGCGGACGGGGACGGGGCCGCGCCGGCGACGTACGGCCAGCGCGGCGTGTGGACGTACGAGCGCATGCGCCCCGGAACCAGCGGATACAACATCCCGCGCGCCCTGCGCCTCACCGGCCCGCTGGCGGTGGACGCCCTCGCCGCCGCGCTCGGCGAGTTGGTGCGCCGCCACCAGGCGCTGCGCACCGTCTTCGCGGAAAGCGGGGGCGAGCTGGTGCAGCGCGTGCTCCCGGCGGAGCCCATCATCCTCCCCGTGGCGGAGCTGTCCGGCGGGGATGACGAGACCGCGGCGGAGTGGATGCGCGGCGTGGTCCAGGTCCCGTTCGATCTGGCGCGCGGGCCGCTATTCCGCGCCGGGCTGGCGCGGCTGGGGGAGGATGATCACCTGCTGGCGCTCTGCATCCACCACATCGTAAGTGACGGCACCACCATCGGCCTGCTGTACCGCGAGCTGGAAGCGCTGTACGCGGCGTTCGCGGCGGGGGATGCCTCGCCGCTGCCGGAGCCGGCGCTGCAGTTCGGCGACGTGGCGCGGTGGCAGCGCATGCCCGCGGTGGAAGCGGTGCTGGAGGAAAAGCTGGCGTGGTGGAAGGAGCATCTGGCCGGCGCCCCCGCGCGGCTGGAGCTGCCCACGGACCGGGTGCGGGGCGCGGTGGAAGAAGCCCGCGGCGGCGCGCACCGCTTCGTGCTGGATCCGGCGCTCTGGGAAGGCGTGCGCCACGCGGCGCGCGCGGCGGGGATCACCCCGTTCATGTTCATGCTGGCCGGGTTCCAGGCGCTGCTGGGCCGCTACGCCCGCACCGACGACCTGGTGGTGGGCACCGCCGTTTCCGGCCGCGACCGCCCGGAGATGGAGGGGATCGCCGGCTACTTCGCCAACGCGCTGGCCATGCGCGCCGACCTGTCCGGCGACCCCGCCGTCGGCGAGTGGCTGGCCCGCGCGCGCACCGCGGTGCTGGACGCCTTTGCCCGGCAGGAAGTGCCGTTCGAGCGCGTGGTGGGCGCCGTGGTCCCCGGCGGCGAGCGCGACCATCGGCCTCTGTTTCAGGTGATGTTCACCTGGCAGGGCGCCCCGGCCGCGCCCCCCGCGCTGGCCGGGCTGAACGTCACGTCGCTCCCGGTGGGCGCGGGCGCGGCCATGTTCGACCTCAGCGTCACCCTGGCGGAAGAGGACGGGGGCGTGCGCGGCGTGTTCGAGTACGCGGCGGAGCTGTTTGAGCCCGCCACCGTGGAGCGCCTGGCCCGCCACTACCGCGCCCTGCTCGCGGGAATGCTGGAGGATGAGCGGCGCCCCCTGTCCGCCGTGCCGCTGATGGACGCGGACGAGCGCGAAGAGGTGCTGCGGCGGTGGAACGCCCCCGGCGGCAGCGCGCCCGGGGAAGAGGGGCTGCACGCCCCGTTCGAGGTGCGGGCGCGCGCCACCCCCGGCGCCGTGGCGCTGGAGTGGGAGGGCGGCACGCTGACGTACGGCGAGCTGGACGCCTGCGCCAACCGCCTGGCCCGCCGCCTTCGCGCGCACGGCGTGGGCGCTGAGACGGTGGTGGCCATCTGCGGCGAGCGCTCCGCGGAGATGGTGGTCGCCCTGCTCGCGGTGCTCAAGGCCGGGGGCGCGTACCTGCCGCTGGATCCCACCCATCCGGCGGACCGCCTGGCCTTCATGCTGGAGGATGCGCGCCCGCGCGTGCTGCTGGCCCATCCCGCCGCGCGGGCCGCCCTTCCGCCCTTTGCCGGCCCCGTGCTGGAACTGGACGCCGGGGTGCTGGCGGCGGACCTCGCGGACGCGGGCGCCGCGCCGGAAGGGGAGACGGGCGGGACGCGTCTGGCGTACGTCATCTACACCTCCGGCAGCACCGGCCGCCCCAAGGGGGTGATGATCGCGCACCGCTCCATCCGCAACCGGGTGATGTGGGCGCACGACCACTTTCCGCTGGACGCGTCGGACGTCGTCCTGCTCAAGACCCCGTTCACCTTCGACGCCTCCATCTGGGAGCTGTTCCTTCCGCTGTGGAGCGGGGCGCGGGTGGTGGTGGCGCCCTCGGCCGGGCACCAGGACGCGGCGTGGCTGGCGCGCGCGCTGCGCGAGCGCGGCGTCACCGTGCTGCAGCTCGTCCCCTCCATGCTGCAGGTGCTGCTTTCCCAGGCGGAGGTGGAGCGGTGCGCCACGCTGCGCCTGCTGTTCTGCGGCGGCGAGGCCTTTCCGGTGGAGGTGGCGCGCCGCGCGGCGGAGGTGTTCGGCGCGCGCGTCATCAACCTGTACGGCCCCACCGAGGCATCCATCGACGTGAGCGGGTGGGAGCACCGCGGCGACGAGCCGGGCGCGCTCCTTCCCATCGGCCGGCCGGTGAACGGCACGCGGCTGTACCTGCTGGACGGGCGGATGGAGCCCGTTCCCGCCGGCGTGCCGGGCGAGGTGTTCGCCTCCGGCCCCGGGCTGGCGCGCGGCTACCTGAACCGCGCCGGGCTCACGGCGGAAAAGTTCATCCCCGATCCCTTCTCCGGCGAGCCGGGCGGGCGCCTGTACCGCACGGGGGACGTGGGGCGGCGACGCGGCGACGGCGCGGTGGAGTTCCTGGGCCGCACCGACCAGCAGGTAAAGCTGCGCGGCCTGCGCATCGAACCGGGGGAGATCGAGGCGCTGCTGTCGGCGCACCCCGGCGTGCAGACCGCCGTGGTCGCGGTTCGCACGGACGGTCCCGGCGGCGAGGCGCTGGTGGCGTACGTGGTGCCGGCGGAGGGCGACGCACCCGCGCCCGCGGCGCTGCGCGAGCACCTGGCCGGGCGCCTGCCGGAGTACATGGTTCCCGCCGCGTTCGTGCTGCTGCCGGAGCTTCCGCGCACCACCAGCGGCAAGGTGGACCGCAAGGCGCTTCCCGCGCCGCGCGCCGCCGCCGACGCGGGCGGCGGGCACGTGCCCCCGCGCTCGCCGGTGGAGGCGGCGCTGGCGGAAATCTGGGGCGAGGTGCTCAAGCGCGGCCCCATGGGCGTGCATGAAAAGTTCTTTGACCTGGGCGGCCACTCGCTCACCGTGCTGCAGCTGCTGGCCCGCGTGCGCGCGGTGCTGGGCGCGGAAATCCCCCTCAAGACGCTGTTCGACGCGCCCACGGTAGCCGGGCTGGCCGCGGCCATCGAGCGCGTCCGCGGCCAGGGCGCGGCTGATGCCGTCCCGCCGCTGGTGCCCGCGCCGCGCGGCGGGCGCATTCCCCTGTCCTTTGCGCAGCAGCGGCTGTGGCTGCTGCACCAGCTGGAGCCGGAAAGCCCCGGCTACAACCTGTTCGACCTGCTCCCCCTGCCGTCGCCCGTGCACGCCCCCACGCTGGCGGGGGCGCTGGCGGACCTGGTGGCGCGGCACGAGTCGCTGCGCACCACCTTTCCCGCCGGGGACGGCTCCGGCGAGCAGCGGGTGCACCTTCCCGCGCCGGTGCCGCTGCCGGTGATGGACTTCCGCGGGCAGCCGCTGGAGGCCGCGCGCGCCGCCGCCCAGGCAGAGGCCATGCGCCCGTTCGACCTGGCCCGGGGGCCGCTGCTGCGCGCCTCGCTGGTGCGGCTGGACGACGGCGACCACCTGCTGCTGGTGATGCACCACGTGGTCTCGGACGGATGGTCCATGGGGGTGATTGCCGGCGAGGTCGCGGCGCTGTACGGCGCCCGCGAGCGCGGCGAGCATCCGCCGCTGGCGCCGCTTCCCGTGCAGTACGCGGACGTCTCCGCGTGGGAGCGCGGGTGGCTGCAGGGGGATGTGCTGCAGTCGCACCTGGCGTTCTGGCGCGAGCAGCTGGCCGGCGCGCCGCAGGTGATGGACCTGCCGATGGACCGCGCCCGCCCCGCCGCCCTCACCTACCGCGGCGCCGTGTGCCGCGTGCAGCTGCCGGCGGAACTGACGGAGGCGCTGCGCAAGGTGGGAAAGAAGTCGTCCGCCACCCTCTTCATGACGCTGCTGGCCTCGTTCAAGGCGCTGCTGTGGCGCTACGGCGCGGGCGACGACGTGGTGGTGGGCACGCACGTGGCCGGCCGCGACCGGCTGGAGGTGGAGCGGCTGGTGGGCTTCTTTGTCAACGCGCTCGTCCTGCGCACGCAGCTGGGGGGCGACCCCGCCTTTGCGGAGCTGGTGAAGCGGGTGCGGGCAACCGCGCTGGACGCATTCGCGCATCAGCGGCTCCCGTTCGAGCGGGTGGTGGAGGAGCTGCAGCCGCGCCGCGACCTGAGCATCACGCCGCTCTACCAGGTTTCGTTCGACATGGAGCAGGGCGGGCGCGGCTCCACCTCCACCGCGCGGGCGCTGCTGGCGGGGAGCCCGGTGGCCCGCTTTGACCTGGAGGCCACCGCGGCCGACACGGCGGAGGGGCTGACGCTGCAGCTGGCCTACGCCACCGACCTGTTCGACGCGTCCACCGCGGAGCGCATGCTGCACCACTGGGTGCAGCTGCTGCGCGGGGCGGCCGCCAACCCCAACCGTCCCCTTTCCGCGCTGCCGCTGCTGGACGAGGCGGAAACGGAGCAGCTGCGGGCCGGGTTCCAGGGCCCGCGGCGCGACTATCCGCTGCACCGCACGCTGGACCGCCTGTTCGCGGACCAGGCCGCCGCCACCCCGCACGCCGTCGTGGCGGTGGCGGGTATGGAGCGGGTCACCTACGCGCAGCTGGCGCGGCGGACGGAGCAGGTGGCCGCCCTCCTCGGCGCGGCGGGCGTGGGGCGCGGCGACTTCGTGGGAATTCTGGACCGGCGGGGGATCGACTTCCTGGCGGGAATCCTGGCCGTGCACCGCGCGGGCGCCGCGTACGTGCCGCTGGACCCGGCGTACCCGGAGGCCCGCATCCGCCACATGCTGGCGGACAGCGGCGTCCCCGTTCTGCTCACGCGCACGGAGGTGGCCGCGGAGTTCGCCGCCGCCCTCGCGGACGCGCCCGCCCTGCGCGCCACCATCCGCTTCGACGCGCTCCCGAGCTCAGTGGCCTCGGTCGATTCGGTCGATTCGGTCGATTCGGTCGATTCGGTGGATTCGACGGTCTCGGTGGATTCGGTGGATTCGGTGGATTCGGTGGATTCGGTGGATTCGGTGGATTCGGCCGATAGGGCGGACGGGCGGCGGACGCATCCCGGGGACCCGGCGTACATGCTGTACACGTCCGGCTCCACGGGGCTTCCCAAGGGCGCCATCGTGCGGCACGACGGCGCGGTGAACCACATCTTCGGGCAGCTTGAGGTGCTGCGGCTACCGGCGGACTTCGTCTTTCTGCAGAGCGCGCCGGCCAGCTCCGACATCTCCGTCTGGCAGTTCCTGGCGCCGCTGGCCACCGGCGGCCGCACGGTGATCGTGGACCCCGACACCGTGGCCGACCCCGACGCGCTGCTGCGGGTGATCCGCGACGAGCGGGTGACGCTGGTGGAACTGGTTCCCGCCGTGCTCCGCGCGCTGCTGGAGCGGCTGGCCGCGCTTCCGGAGGAGGAACGGGCGCTGCCGGAGCTTCGGTGGATCATGGCCACGGGCGAAGAGGTGCCGGTGGACCTGGTGAACGCCTGGCTGCGCGCGTATCCGCATCTGCGGATGACCAACGCGTACGGCCCCACGGAAGCGTCGGATGACGTGACGCAGCTCATTCTGGACGCACCGCTTCCGGAGGACGCGCGCTCCGTGTCCATCGGCGCGCCGCTCCCCAACCTGGACTGCCACGTGGTGGATGCGTGGGGTGCCCTGGTTCCCGTGGGCGTGCCGGGCGAACTGTGCATCGGCGGAGTGGCGGTGGGGACGGGTTACCACCGCAACCCGCGCCGCACGGCCGATGCGTTCGCCCCCGACCCGTTCAACCCCGCCCCCGGCGCGGTCATGTACCGCACCGGCGACCGCGTGCGATGGACGGCGGACGGCACCCTGGAGTTCCTGGGGCGCATGGACGGGCAGGTGAAGGTGCGCGGCTTCCGCATCGAGCTGGGGGAGATCGAGGCGGCGCTGCGCGCGTGCGCCGGCGTGCGCGACTGCGCCGTCGTGGTGCGCGACGCGGACGGCGACCGGCAGCTCGCCGCGTATCTGGTGGCGGACGCGGGCGCCGCGCCGGACCCGTCCGTCCTGCGCGCGCAGCTGCGCGACCGGCTTCCCGGGCACATGGTTCCCGCGCTGTTCATCCCCCTGGACGCGCTTCCGCTCACCCCGGCGGGCAAGGTGGACCGGCGCGCGCTGTCGCAGGACCGGCGGGGCGGGGTGGAGGCCTCCGCGGAGCACGTGGAGCCGCGCACGCCCACGGAAACCGCGCTGGCGGAGATCTGGTCCGCCGTGCTGGGCCGCGCGCGGGTGAGCGTGGAGGCGGACCTGTTCGACCTGGGCGCGCACTCGCTGCTGGTGGCCATGGCCGCCGCCCGGGTGCGCGAATCTCTGGGCGTGCGGGTGCCGCTGCGCGCCTACTTCGAGCATACCACCATCGCCGGGCTGGCGCGGCACGTGGACGGCCTGGCGCCGGACGCGGCCGCCTCCGCCGGCCCCGTGCTGCGCCGCATGGACCGCAGTGCCCGGCGCGCGGGCGACCCGGGCAGCTTGCAGATCATGTAA